Proteins encoded in a region of the Candidatus Saccharimonadia bacterium genome:
- a CDS encoding metal ABC transporter permease, whose translation MIDYLMQPFAQHALLAASLVAVICGLIGPFVITRGMAFAVHGTSELAFTGAAAGLLLGVSPLAGALAGSLVVAGVIGTLGVRERERDSAIGVVLAFGLGLGVLFLSFYHGFATQATNILFGDIFGVSGVQLATLVAISVGVMLAMSWLYRPLLFASVDPEVAAARGVPVAALGLGFLFVLAITVTAAAQVVGTLLVLSLAIAPAAAASRLSARPAVVTALSVAFAVTAAAGGVLASLAVGTVKPSVFVTSISFVIYVLSRVLGRR comes from the coding sequence ATGATTGATTACTTGATGCAGCCATTTGCCCAGCATGCCTTGCTGGCGGCGTCGCTCGTGGCGGTGATTTGCGGCTTGATTGGCCCGTTTGTGATCACGCGCGGGATGGCGTTTGCGGTGCATGGCACGAGCGAGCTGGCGTTTACGGGTGCGGCGGCGGGGTTGCTGCTGGGCGTGAGCCCCTTGGCCGGGGCGCTGGCGGGATCGCTGGTGGTGGCGGGGGTGATCGGTACGCTGGGGGTGCGTGAGCGCGAGCGCGATTCGGCGATTGGGGTGGTGCTGGCGTTTGGTTTGGGCTTGGGGGTGCTATTTTTGAGCTTTTATCATGGTTTTGCCACCCAAGCTACCAATATTTTGTTTGGCGATATTTTTGGGGTGAGCGGGGTGCAACTGGCGACACTGGTGGCGATTAGTGTGGGGGTAATGCTCGCGATGAGCTGGTTGTACCGGCCGTTGTTGTTTGCGTCGGTGGATCCGGAGGTGGCGGCGGCGCGGGGGGTGCCGGTGGCGGCGCTCGGATTGGGTTTTTTGTTTGTGCTGGCGATCACGGTAACGGCGGCGGCGCAGGTGGTGGGTACGCTGCTGGTGCTGAGCCTGGCGATTGCACCGGCGGCCGCGGCGAGTCGGCTGAGTGCGCGGCCGGCGGTGGTGACGGCATTGTCGGTGGCGTTTGCGGTGACGGCGGCGGCCGGCGGAGTGTTGGCGAGTTTGGCGGTGGGCACGGTGAAGCCGAGCGTGTTTGTGACGAGCATTAGCTTTGTGATTTATGTGTTGAGCCGCGTGCTCGGGCGCCGATGA
- a CDS encoding metal ABC transporter ATP-binding protein has protein sequence MATNPSNSSAIRLSGATLTLGGRRLWGGLDLQVEPGEFVAVLGPNGTGKTSLLKVLLGLVPLTKGRVEVAGEMPVRSRGLCGYVPQQRSFDADLPVRGRDIVRFGLDGGRFGWRRSAREDELVNRALAEVGAEHFADGPMGRLSGGEQQRLRIAQALVGDPQVLLCDEPLLSLDLSHQQAVTALIDRRRREANTAVLFVTHEINPILASVDRVLYLVNGRWAIGTPKEVLTTERLTELYGAPVDVVNVRGRLVVVAGSETGGHHD, from the coding sequence GTGGCAACTAATCCTTCTAATTCCTCGGCAATTCGGCTATCTGGCGCAACGCTTACTCTGGGCGGACGGCGGTTGTGGGGGGGGCTCGACTTGCAAGTGGAGCCGGGTGAATTTGTGGCGGTGCTGGGTCCTAACGGCACGGGCAAGACTAGCTTGCTCAAGGTGTTGCTGGGTCTGGTGCCGCTCACGAAGGGACGCGTAGAGGTGGCCGGCGAGATGCCGGTACGGAGCCGGGGGTTGTGCGGGTATGTGCCGCAGCAACGCAGTTTTGACGCGGATTTGCCGGTACGGGGGCGTGACATTGTGCGGTTTGGGCTCGATGGCGGCCGGTTTGGCTGGAGGCGGAGTGCGCGCGAGGATGAGCTGGTGAACCGGGCTCTAGCCGAGGTGGGCGCTGAGCATTTTGCGGATGGGCCGATGGGGCGGCTTTCTGGTGGCGAGCAGCAGCGATTGCGGATTGCGCAGGCGCTCGTTGGCGATCCGCAGGTGCTGCTGTGCGACGAGCCGCTGTTGTCGCTGGACCTGTCGCATCAGCAGGCAGTGACGGCGCTGATTGATCGACGGCGGCGCGAGGCGAATACGGCGGTGCTGTTTGTGACGCACGAGATCAACCCGATTTTGGCGTCGGTGGACCGGGTGTTGTATTTGGTGAACGGCCGCTGGGCCATCGGGACGCCTAAGGAGGTGCTGACGACCGAGCGGCTGACGGAGCTTTATGGCGCGCCAGTGGATGTGGTGAACGTGCGGGGTCGCTTGGTGGTGGTGGCGGGCAGCGAGACGGGAGGGCATCATGATTGA
- a CDS encoding zinc ABC transporter substrate-binding protein translates to MNKKSVYVILVAVVVGGVLLAALAVRDRSGVTGSGKLKVVAAENFWGDIARQIGGSQVVVTSIISDPQADPHLYESSAQNAAVVGSADVVIVNGVGYDDFMDKLVAGSRNDHRVVVKAAAVTNTAEGANPHLWYDTAKVEVVAQAIEQALAGRDDAHRSVYETNLAAFMISLRSLHDEVGRIKADYAGVGVAYTEPVPAYLLLSAGLSVKTPAGFSQAIEEGNDPSPADTAGMESLITGHAIKVLLYNSQATSPVTERVKALAQKNGVSVIGVTETLPAGKDFQTWQLDQAKALYTGLSGN, encoded by the coding sequence ATGAATAAAAAATCTGTCTATGTAATTTTGGTAGCGGTAGTAGTGGGCGGCGTGCTTTTGGCGGCGCTGGCGGTGCGTGATCGTAGTGGGGTGACGGGTTCGGGGAAACTCAAGGTGGTGGCGGCGGAAAATTTTTGGGGTGATATTGCGCGGCAAATTGGTGGTTCGCAGGTGGTTGTAACTTCGATTATTTCTGACCCGCAGGCTGATCCACATTTGTACGAATCGAGTGCGCAGAATGCGGCGGTGGTGGGCTCGGCCGATGTGGTGATCGTCAATGGCGTGGGGTACGACGACTTCATGGATAAACTGGTGGCGGGCTCGCGCAACGACCACCGAGTGGTGGTGAAGGCGGCCGCGGTGACCAATACGGCGGAGGGAGCTAATCCGCATTTGTGGTACGACACCGCGAAAGTTGAGGTGGTAGCGCAGGCGATTGAGCAGGCATTGGCGGGGCGAGACGATGCACATCGGAGTGTCTATGAGACGAATCTGGCGGCGTTTATGATTAGTCTGCGGTCGCTGCACGATGAGGTTGGTCGGATTAAGGCGGATTATGCGGGGGTTGGGGTGGCCTATACTGAGCCGGTTCCGGCGTATTTGCTGCTCAGTGCCGGTCTGAGCGTTAAAACGCCGGCTGGGTTTTCGCAGGCGATTGAAGAAGGCAATGATCCGAGCCCGGCTGACACGGCGGGGATGGAGTCGCTCATTACCGGCCATGCCATTAAGGTGCTGCTTTACAACTCGCAAGCTACGAGCCCGGTAACCGAACGGGTGAAGGCTTTGGCTCAAAAGAATGGGGTGTCGGTGATTGGCGTGACCGAAACATTGCCGGCGGGCAAGGATTTTCAGACCTGGCAACTTGATCAGGCAAAGGCATTGTATACTGGACTCAGTGGCAACTAA
- a CDS encoding Fur family transcriptional regulator, with the protein MNQQPAPDAAFLAHLKSAGERVTTPRLTIFRLLARHSPLPMRKLADRAAGDGVDSVTVYRTIALFTRLGFVREIGMGRHRLLELSDDFGEHHHHFWCSQCGAVTDFDNPELEQAIHAASQALGLTVQAHQLEITGLCAACSRLAQSSRNAHNL; encoded by the coding sequence ATGAACCAACAACCAGCCCCCGACGCCGCCTTCCTGGCCCACCTCAAAAGCGCCGGCGAGCGCGTCACCACCCCCCGGCTCACCATCTTTCGCCTGCTCGCGCGGCACAGCCCGCTGCCCATGCGCAAGCTCGCCGACCGCGCCGCCGGCGACGGCGTCGACAGCGTAACCGTCTATCGCACCATTGCGCTCTTTACGCGGCTGGGCTTCGTACGCGAAATCGGCATGGGCAGGCACCGCCTGCTAGAACTCAGCGACGACTTCGGCGAACACCACCATCACTTTTGGTGCAGCCAGTGCGGCGCCGTCACCGATTTCGACAATCCCGAACTCGAACAAGCCATTCATGCCGCTTCCCAAGCCCTCGGGCTTACCGTGCAAGCTCACCAGCTCGAAATTACCGGCCTCTGCGCCGCCTGCAGCCGACTAGCTCAATCCTCGCGAAACGCCCACAACTTATAG
- a CDS encoding GtrA family protein: MSGTKKPVVKSGPNLVKQSAKFGLVGISNTLIDYTLYLAVTKLLNVPLDRVFMVKFFSGSVAMINSFYWNRRWVFRSKAGIGKSGVRFLTATLVSIWAIQPGLVFVFSATAAGLTFSSFWFDAARALGLVGLVPGVLTREFVIKTVAFGMGVVGSAIWNFTLYKLWAFRED; encoded by the coding sequence ATGTCAGGTACCAAGAAGCCGGTTGTCAAGTCTGGGCCCAACCTCGTCAAACAAAGCGCCAAATTTGGGTTGGTGGGTATTTCGAATACGCTCATCGACTACACCCTCTACCTGGCGGTGACGAAATTACTCAATGTGCCGCTCGACCGGGTGTTTATGGTGAAGTTTTTCTCCGGCAGCGTGGCGATGATTAATAGTTTTTATTGGAACCGGCGGTGGGTGTTTCGCAGTAAAGCGGGGATCGGTAAGTCGGGGGTGCGCTTTTTGACCGCGACGCTGGTGTCGATTTGGGCGATTCAGCCGGGCCTGGTGTTTGTGTTTTCGGCAACGGCGGCGGGGCTGACATTTAGCAGTTTTTGGTTTGACGCTGCTCGGGCGCTCGGGCTGGTGGGCTTAGTGCCCGGTGTGCTCACGCGGGAATTTGTGATCAAGACGGTAGCGTTTGGTATGGGCGTGGTGGGCAGCGCGATCTGGAATTTTACGCTCTATAAGTTGTGGGCGTTTCGCGAGGATTGA
- a CDS encoding Ku protein produces MRAIWTGSISFGLINIPVKLYSAAESRDGIDLRMLHKQDEAPIRYAKFCTKENIEVPYEDIVKAYEYDDGRFVVLSDEDFSAAEGEKTATVDIEEFTSEAQIDVRYLERPYYLEPSKGGEKAYALLRESLAQAGKIAVARFVLRQREHLAAIKPVGKMLVLNQMRFPTDLRTPGGLKLPPKDLAGPAELKMAGTLIDQLTKPFIAEDFHDTYTEELEERIEAKVKHQPAPKIKAADTAPVKDLMAALKASLEEAKK; encoded by the coding sequence ATGCGCGCCATCTGGACCGGCTCTATCTCATTTGGACTCATCAATATTCCCGTCAAATTATACTCGGCCGCCGAGTCCCGCGACGGCATCGACCTACGCATGCTCCACAAACAAGATGAAGCCCCCATCCGCTACGCCAAATTCTGCACCAAAGAAAATATCGAGGTTCCGTACGAAGACATCGTCAAAGCCTACGAATATGATGATGGCCGGTTTGTAGTGCTCAGCGATGAGGATTTCAGCGCCGCCGAGGGTGAAAAAACCGCCACCGTCGATATCGAAGAATTCACCAGCGAAGCTCAAATCGACGTCCGCTATCTCGAGCGCCCCTACTACCTCGAGCCCTCCAAGGGCGGCGAAAAAGCCTACGCCCTCCTGCGCGAATCGCTCGCCCAAGCCGGCAAAATCGCCGTGGCCCGCTTCGTGCTTCGCCAACGCGAACATCTAGCCGCCATCAAACCAGTCGGGAAGATGCTGGTGCTTAATCAAATGCGTTTCCCCACCGACCTGCGTACCCCCGGCGGCCTCAAGCTGCCGCCAAAGGACCTCGCGGGACCCGCCGAGCTCAAAATGGCCGGCACGCTCATCGACCAGCTCACCAAGCCCTTCATCGCCGAAGACTTCCACGACACCTACACCGAAGAGCTCGAGGAGCGCATCGAAGCCAAGGTCAAACACCAACCTGCTCCCAAGATTAAAGCTGCCGACACCGCACCCGTCAAAGACCTCATGGCCGCACTCAAAGCCAGCCTCGAAGAGGCCAAAAAATAA
- the ligD gene encoding DNA ligase D, translated as MPLKDYHAKRKFDQTPEPTGGSGEGPLRFVVQKHHATALHYDFRLEMGGVLKSWAVPKGPSLNPQDKRLAMMTEDHPYDYRTFEGVIPEGNYGAGPVIVWDEGTYEPLFATGDRDADDKLARAGVHKEHLTFILHGQKLNGEFALIKMHGNADENAWLIVKAHKDKFVSASDITAQNRSVVTNRTIEETAAGKPITKLHLGELTTAPKAPLPNTFEPMLATLAEHPFDDPAWIYEIKWDGYRIMAELGAGGVTLHTRGGQDYTQRFKIIADELHHLRVPALIDGEITVVDPDGRSSFQALQNYLRTGQGRLLYYAFDLLHLAGHDLTNLPLASRKALLRRILPPGPHLRYSDHIAEQGTAMLAHIKEQGMEGIIAKRADSLYRFGHRSRDWLKLKTKHRQEAVIVGYTAPRAGRHHFGALVLGIYDHQRLVYAGHTGSGFTDASLQSLHEQLQPLVTTQCPIDPAPQTNEPATWVRPKLVAEVEFTEWTEDGSMRHPIFGGLREDKPAAEVHREQAINEEPTVTNETTLKLNGHTVPITHRDKLYWPEDGITKGQLIEYYRAIAPTILPYLTDRPESLNRFPHGIHGDSFYQKDLEDHPAWAKTTLIHSESANKDINYLLCQNEATLIYMANLGCIDLNPWNSRLKHLDNPDWCVIDLDPEDIGFEAVIETARAVKSVLDKAKIPCYPKTSGATGIHIYIPMGAKYPYEQVKDFAHIIARLVNAQVPKLTSVERNPAKRQHKVYLDYLQNRHGQTLAAPYSVRPRPGAPVSTPLRWDEVKPGLQPTDHTIHTTTKRLEAVGDLWAPVLGPGIDLAAALGRL; from the coding sequence ATGCCCCTCAAGGATTACCACGCCAAGCGCAAATTCGACCAAACCCCCGAGCCCACCGGGGGATCAGGGGAGGGACCGCTACGATTTGTAGTCCAAAAACACCACGCCACCGCCCTGCATTACGATTTTCGGCTCGAAATGGGCGGCGTGCTCAAATCTTGGGCCGTCCCCAAAGGACCATCACTCAACCCCCAAGACAAGCGCCTCGCCATGATGACCGAAGACCATCCCTACGACTACCGCACCTTCGAGGGCGTCATTCCCGAGGGCAACTACGGCGCCGGTCCCGTCATCGTCTGGGACGAGGGCACCTATGAGCCGCTCTTTGCCACCGGCGACCGCGACGCCGACGACAAACTTGCCCGAGCCGGCGTCCACAAAGAGCACCTCACCTTCATCCTGCACGGCCAAAAACTAAACGGCGAATTCGCGCTCATCAAAATGCACGGCAACGCCGATGAAAACGCCTGGCTAATCGTCAAGGCCCACAAAGACAAATTTGTCTCCGCCAGCGACATCACGGCCCAAAACCGCTCAGTCGTCACAAACCGCACTATCGAAGAGACCGCCGCCGGCAAACCCATCACCAAACTCCACCTTGGCGAACTAACCACGGCGCCCAAAGCGCCCCTGCCAAACACCTTCGAGCCCATGCTCGCCACCCTCGCCGAGCATCCATTCGACGACCCCGCTTGGATCTACGAGATCAAATGGGACGGCTACCGCATTATGGCCGAGCTGGGAGCCGGCGGCGTCACGCTGCACACGCGCGGCGGCCAGGATTATACCCAGCGCTTCAAAATCATCGCCGACGAATTGCACCACCTACGCGTCCCGGCGCTCATCGACGGTGAAATCACTGTGGTCGACCCAGACGGCCGCTCCAGCTTCCAGGCGCTCCAAAATTACCTGCGCACGGGCCAGGGCCGGCTCCTTTATTACGCCTTTGACCTGCTCCACCTCGCCGGACACGACCTCACAAATTTACCTTTGGCAAGCCGCAAAGCCCTGCTGCGCCGAATACTGCCCCCGGGCCCGCATCTGCGCTACAGCGACCATATTGCCGAGCAAGGCACGGCGATGCTGGCGCACATCAAAGAGCAGGGGATGGAAGGCATAATCGCCAAACGCGCCGACAGCCTCTACCGCTTCGGCCACCGCAGCCGCGATTGGCTCAAGCTCAAAACCAAACACCGCCAAGAAGCCGTCATCGTGGGCTATACCGCCCCGCGCGCTGGCCGCCACCATTTTGGCGCGCTGGTGCTCGGCATCTACGACCACCAGCGGCTCGTCTACGCCGGCCACACCGGCTCGGGCTTCACCGACGCATCGCTGCAGAGCCTCCACGAACAGCTCCAGCCGCTCGTCACCACCCAGTGCCCCATCGACCCGGCGCCCCAAACCAACGAACCCGCCACCTGGGTGCGCCCCAAACTCGTTGCCGAAGTTGAATTTACTGAATGGACCGAAGACGGCTCCATGCGCCACCCCATTTTTGGAGGCCTGCGCGAAGACAAGCCCGCCGCCGAGGTGCACAGAGAACAAGCCATCAACGAGGAACCCACCGTGACCAACGAAACCACACTCAAGCTCAACGGACACACCGTCCCCATCACCCATCGCGACAAACTGTATTGGCCCGAGGACGGCATCACCAAAGGTCAGCTCATTGAATACTACCGCGCGATCGCCCCCACCATATTGCCCTACCTCACAGACCGCCCCGAGTCGCTCAACCGCTTCCCGCACGGCATCCACGGCGACAGCTTTTACCAAAAAGACCTCGAAGACCACCCCGCCTGGGCCAAAACCACCCTGATTCATTCCGAATCCGCCAACAAAGATATCAATTATTTACTGTGCCAAAATGAGGCCACGCTCATCTACATGGCCAACCTCGGCTGCATCGACCTCAACCCCTGGAATTCGCGTTTGAAGCACCTCGACAACCCCGACTGGTGCGTCATCGACCTCGACCCCGAGGACATCGGCTTCGAAGCCGTCATCGAAACCGCTAGAGCCGTAAAATCTGTGCTTGATAAAGCCAAAATTCCCTGCTATCCCAAAACTTCCGGCGCCACCGGCATTCACATCTACATTCCCATGGGCGCAAAGTACCCCTATGAACAGGTCAAAGATTTCGCGCACATCATCGCACGGCTCGTAAACGCACAAGTACCCAAACTCACCAGCGTCGAGCGCAACCCAGCCAAACGCCAGCACAAAGTCTACCTCGATTACCTCCAAAACCGCCACGGCCAAACGCTGGCCGCTCCCTACTCGGTTCGGCCCCGACCCGGCGCACCCGTCTCTACACCCCTGCGCTGGGACGAGGTTAAGCCCGGCCTCCAGCCCACCGACCACACCATCCACACCACCACCAAGCGCCTCGAAGCCGTTGGCGACCTGTGGGCACCAGTGCTGGGCCCCGGCATTGATCTCGCCGCAGCCTTGGGGAGACTCTAA
- a CDS encoding chorismate mutase — protein MEAYRTQIDALDRQIIALLGQRFAVTKQVGEYKQIHHLPILDADRETALQERLRTLAIDAHLDPELCLVLYEIILRHSRTQQALPKHI, from the coding sequence ATGGAAGCATACCGCACCCAAATCGACGCCCTCGACCGCCAGATTATCGCCCTGCTTGGCCAACGCTTCGCTGTCACAAAGCAGGTGGGGGAGTACAAACAAATCCATCACCTGCCCATACTCGATGCCGACCGCGAAACAGCCCTCCAGGAGCGCCTGCGAACCCTCGCCATAGACGCCCACCTCGACCCGGAATTATGCCTTGTCCTCTACGAAATCATCCTCAGGCACTCCCGAACCCAACAAGCCTTGCCAAAACATATCTAA
- a CDS encoding ATP-binding protein codes for MTDQRTRSLTILARLQAALGAGIAVIVFGLYGLVPNLLTDTTLSLTAAILGAFAAVYFGTLHQIFKFSKLALSTLALSIITGMNLVLVITSTGGLDSPFYAFWILAIVVAGIFGVVEIILVGSLTVGYYAYEIFHGGLHSQYLTDHLIEFGLTLAAAGLAQWVHIRTRNAAVATSKIAKLSGQLSTEQIKADAIVSSIGEGVMVVDSLRRIQVFNKAAQNLSGWDESSAQNIDYNLVLQLRTTDDQPLNDLNDPFNEAWRKQAEIVHDNLTTTTRSGHKIQLSLSISPLFDDHGAPSGAIALFRDISKEKEVERQKDEFVSTASHEMRTPVAAIEGYISLAMNANVATVDDRAKKYLGKAHDTIQHLGELFRDLLSVTKAEEGQLGGHIDAINLGELVQSTVDDMQFTIQKKNLTLVYQIGGQSGKAIAPLYYVAANPERLREVLMNLIDNAGKFTTEGGIKVTLEGNEKEATVGISDTGVGIAPEDIGHLFQKFYRIDNSATRTIGGTGLGLYLCRRVIELFNGRIWVESKVGEGSTFRFTLPRLTDAEITKIKLAATATTPGVTTPGVDSIAAPAAIPAPAAHPASSTSNRRIR; via the coding sequence ATGACCGACCAGCGAACCCGCAGCCTAACCATCCTCGCCCGACTCCAAGCCGCCCTCGGAGCCGGTATAGCCGTGATTGTGTTTGGGCTCTACGGCCTCGTGCCCAACCTCCTCACCGACACCACCCTTTCGCTTACCGCCGCCATTTTGGGCGCGTTTGCCGCCGTTTATTTCGGCACGTTGCACCAAATTTTCAAATTCAGCAAACTCGCCCTATCCACGCTGGCACTGAGCATCATCACCGGCATGAATCTCGTACTCGTCATTACCTCCACCGGCGGGCTCGACTCACCGTTTTACGCCTTCTGGATTCTAGCCATCGTGGTAGCCGGAATCTTTGGCGTCGTCGAGATCATTTTGGTCGGCAGCCTCACGGTAGGGTACTACGCCTACGAAATTTTCCACGGCGGGCTCCACTCCCAGTACCTCACCGACCACCTCATCGAATTTGGCCTCACGCTCGCCGCCGCCGGCCTCGCGCAATGGGTGCACATCCGCACCCGCAACGCCGCCGTCGCCACCAGCAAAATCGCCAAGCTCTCCGGCCAGCTCAGCACCGAGCAAATCAAAGCCGACGCCATCGTTTCGAGCATTGGTGAGGGCGTAATGGTAGTCGACAGCCTACGCCGCATCCAAGTCTTCAACAAAGCCGCCCAAAACCTGTCCGGCTGGGACGAATCCAGCGCCCAAAACATCGACTACAATCTGGTATTGCAGCTGCGCACCACCGACGATCAACCCCTCAACGACCTCAACGACCCGTTCAACGAAGCTTGGCGCAAACAAGCCGAAATCGTCCACGACAATCTCACCACCACCACGCGCAGCGGGCACAAAATTCAACTCAGCCTCTCGATTTCACCGCTCTTCGACGACCATGGCGCGCCCAGCGGCGCCATCGCCCTCTTCCGCGACATCAGCAAAGAAAAAGAAGTCGAACGCCAAAAAGACGAGTTTGTGAGCACCGCCAGCCACGAAATGCGCACCCCCGTAGCCGCTATCGAAGGCTACATTTCGCTCGCCATGAACGCTAATGTAGCCACCGTCGATGACCGTGCCAAAAAATACCTCGGCAAAGCCCACGACACCATCCAGCATCTCGGCGAGCTCTTCCGCGACCTGCTCAGCGTCACCAAGGCCGAGGAAGGCCAGCTCGGCGGCCACATCGACGCCATCAACCTTGGCGAGCTCGTCCAAAGCACCGTCGACGACATGCAATTTACCATCCAAAAGAAAAACCTCACCCTGGTATACCAAATCGGCGGCCAATCCGGCAAAGCCATTGCCCCGCTCTACTACGTAGCCGCCAACCCCGAGCGCCTGCGCGAAGTACTCATGAACCTCATCGACAACGCCGGCAAATTCACTACCGAGGGCGGCATCAAGGTCACCCTCGAAGGCAACGAAAAAGAGGCCACGGTGGGAATCAGCGACACCGGCGTCGGCATCGCCCCCGAAGACATCGGCCACCTGTTCCAAAAATTTTACCGCATCGACAACTCTGCCACCCGCACCATCGGCGGCACCGGCCTCGGTCTCTATCTCTGCCGCCGCGTCATTGAGCTCTTCAACGGCCGCATCTGGGTAGAATCCAAGGTAGGGGAGGGGAGCACGTTCCGCTTCACCCTGCCACGGCTCACCGACGCTGAAATCACCAAAATTAAGCTGGCGGCCACCGCCACCACGCCCGGAGTCACCACCCCGGGCGTTGATTCCATTGCCGCACCCGCCGCCATACCAGCCCCAGCCGCGCATCCCGCCAGCTCAACCAGCAATCGGCGAATACGTTGA
- a CDS encoding response regulator: MAKILLVEDDVNLREIYSARFAAESYEVITASDGEEALATSVRERPDLIVLDVMMPKISGFDVLDIIRSTPETKDTKVIMMTALSQETDRQRGEALGANKYLIKSQVTLEDVVNSVREILGAAK, translated from the coding sequence ATGGCAAAAATCCTGTTAGTCGAAGATGATGTCAACCTTCGTGAGATATATTCGGCCCGGTTTGCGGCCGAGTCATATGAGGTGATCACAGCCTCCGACGGCGAAGAAGCTCTCGCTACCTCGGTGCGCGAACGGCCCGACCTCATCGTGCTCGACGTCATGATGCCCAAAATATCCGGCTTTGACGTTCTCGACATCATTCGCTCCACCCCCGAAACCAAAGACACCAAAGTCATCATGATGACCGCCCTCAGCCAAGAAACCGACCGCCAGCGCGGCGAAGCCCTGGGCGCCAACAAATACCTGATCAAATCTCAGGTGACCCTCGAAGATGTAGTTAATTCGGTAAGAGAAATTCTCGGCGCCGCCAAGTAA
- a CDS encoding segregation/condensation protein A, which yields MSHTVAVGEFEGPLGVLLDLVERNQLEVSRISVGRITTNYLEHVHQLANVGPEELSEFLQLGARLLYIKSLALLPQTDSDEQTRELQQLSLELDEYRRFQAAAKLLASRGSQRTWQRPASPRRSGADQPLPALSLDQLAEAFSRALKFAPAVPRHTALQPHLSLETVTAKLHRKLPAGFDLHTIIEGCRDRLEVVVTFLALLELIRNGAAYVIQAGQFDPIRVEAASAKVAHE from the coding sequence ATGAGCCATACGGTTGCAGTTGGCGAATTTGAGGGACCGCTCGGCGTGCTACTCGATCTGGTCGAGCGCAACCAACTCGAAGTCTCGCGCATCTCAGTCGGACGCATCACTACCAATTATCTCGAACACGTCCACCAATTAGCCAATGTCGGTCCCGAAGAACTCAGTGAATTCCTCCAACTCGGCGCCCGCCTGCTCTACATCAAGAGCCTGGCCCTCCTTCCGCAAACAGATTCCGACGAACAAACCCGCGAGCTCCAACAACTAAGCTTGGAGCTCGATGAATACCGCCGCTTCCAAGCCGCCGCCAAACTCCTGGCCTCACGCGGCTCACAGCGCACCTGGCAGCGGCCGGCCAGCCCCCGCCGGTCCGGCGCCGATCAGCCGCTGCCAGCACTCAGCCTCGATCAACTCGCCGAAGCCTTTAGCCGGGCGCTCAAATTCGCCCCGGCCGTACCCCGCCACACCGCACTCCAACCCCACTTGAGCCTCGAAACCGTCACGGCCAAGCTCCACCGAAAACTGCCCGCCGGCTTCGATCTTCATACTATCATCGAAGGCTGCCGCGACCGGCTCGAAGTCGTCGTCACGTTTCTCGCCCTCCTGGAGCTCATTCGCAACGGCGCCGCCTACGTCATCCAGGCCGGCCAATTCGATCCCATCCGCGTCGAAGCCGCCTCTGCAAAGGTCGCTCATGAGTAA
- the scpB gene encoding SMC-Scp complex subunit ScpB yields MSNLNLDALIEAVLFSTHEPLTMAQLATITGADTDAIPGALESLKGRLTGGIRLAHSGDTFRLVTAPEAAPVIQAFLDDTQRQDLTRPALETLAIVAYRGPITKSHIEHIRGVASESMLRNLVARGLVAEAGRSPEPGRPQLYAVSHTFLQHFGLTSTTDLPPLPAEEPAA; encoded by the coding sequence ATGAGTAACCTCAACCTTGATGCGCTCATCGAAGCCGTGCTTTTTAGCACCCATGAGCCCCTCACGATGGCCCAGCTCGCCACCATAACTGGCGCCGACACCGACGCCATCCCCGGCGCGCTGGAAAGCCTCAAAGGCCGGCTTACGGGCGGCATCCGGCTGGCTCATTCCGGCGACACCTTCCGCCTCGTCACCGCCCCCGAAGCCGCACCAGTCATCCAGGCGTTTCTCGATGACACGCAGCGCCAAGACCTCACCCGGCCGGCACTCGAAACCCTGGCAATCGTCGCCTACCGCGGACCCATCACCAAATCCCACATCGAGCACATCCGCGGCGTGGCCTCCGAAAGCATGCTGCGCAACCTCGTAGCGCGCGGCCTCGTAGCCGAAGCCGGCCGCAGCCCCGAGCCAGGCCGGCCGCAGCTCTACGCCGTCAGCCACACCTTCCTGCAGCATTTTGGTCTCACCAGCACCACCGACCTCCCGCCACTTCCCGCCGAAGAGCCGGCCGCGTGA